Proteins co-encoded in one Pelobates fuscus isolate aPelFus1 chromosome 5, aPelFus1.pri, whole genome shotgun sequence genomic window:
- the LOC134610459 gene encoding olfactory receptor 11L1-like — protein sequence MSCTFKKKNQRIFFSSFPAYCNQISKQSFDFKVSHLHVVDWTMTVRNESRVTEIILLGFGNLYGFNILIFIIFLNIFLFTVTGNLLIIVLVLISHNLHFPMYFFLCHLSLSDILLTTTNLPSLMEAILHGGKVMTILGCITQLYFFSGITITECFLLAVMSYDRYLAICVPLRYVTIMDFTLRTCLSVLPWILGFTTNLLGIIPISNFQFCDGNIIDHIYCDLSPLQKLSCSDTSLMEFIAIVTSAPLFICPCGFIILTYVHILLMILRIPSTTGRQKAFSTCSSHLLVVGAFYGTLITKYMIPSIGHLLLLNKMISLLHTVFTPLFNPLVYSLRNQDIRTALRKISKH from the coding sequence attttaaagtGTCTCATCTACATGTAGTTGATTGGACTATGACTGTAAGGAATGAATCGAGAGTGACAGAAATCATACTTCTAGGCTTTGGAAATCTTTATGGCTTCAACATTTTAATTTTCATCATATTCCTTAACATTTTCTTGTTCACAGTAACTGGAAATCTTCTGATCATTGTGTTAGTTTTAATCAGCCATAACCTTCATTTTCCCATGTACTTCTTCCTTTGTCATCTATCACTGTCTGATATTCTCCTCACAACAACTAATTTACCTAGCCTGATGGAAGCAATCTTACATGGTGGGAAAGTTATGACAATTCTTGGCTGTATAACTCAATTGTATTTCTTTAGTGGTATTACTATTACAGAATGTTTCCTGCTTGCAGTGATGTCCTATGATCGATACCTGGCTATATGTGTCCCATTGCGCTACGTCACTATCATGGACTTTACATTgcgtacctgtctgtctgtcttaccCTGGATATTAGGATTTACCACAAACCTATTAGGTATCATACCGATATCCAACTTTCAGTTCTGTGATGGAAACATCATTGACCATATATATTGTGACCTTTCCCCTCTCCAAAAACTTTCATGTTCAGACACGTCTCTGATGGAATTTATAGCAATTGTAACTTCTGCTCCTTTATTTATTTGTCCTTGTGGTTTTATCATATTGACTTATGTTCATATCTTACTTATGATACTTAGGATCCCTTCTACAACCGGAAGACAGAAAGCCTTTTCAACCTGCAGTTCTCACCTTCTCGTGGTTGGTGCCTTCTACGGGACATTAATAACCAAGTATATGATACCATCCATAGGTCatttattgcttttaaataagATGATATcattgctgcacactgtgtttaccCCGCTATTTAACCCTTTAGTATACAGTCTAAGAAACCAAGACATCAGGACAGCACTAAGAAAGATTTCTAAACATTAG